The proteins below come from a single Halomonas binhaiensis genomic window:
- a CDS encoding LysE family translocator, which translates to MDLHYWVIFVVTVLGVSLIPGPSTLIAFAHGAANGSGPAMFTAIGNATASTLQAIAASAGLGLAITSSAMLFMVIKYAGAAYLVYVGIQIWRTAAQRVSLSSQGNTLESQPQRLFMSGFTVAISNPKAIAFFTAFFPQFLSPAGNSTVQLAIMVILVALSAFIVALFYSCLGAWVRGLALSRTLMRRINKTTGGLFVASGFGLAISKSS; encoded by the coding sequence ATGGATCTCCACTACTGGGTTATCTTCGTTGTAACCGTCCTAGGCGTGTCGTTGATTCCAGGACCAAGCACCCTCATCGCATTTGCGCATGGGGCTGCAAACGGAAGTGGTCCCGCCATGTTCACCGCGATTGGAAACGCTACGGCTTCAACGTTGCAGGCCATTGCGGCATCGGCCGGTCTTGGCCTCGCCATTACCAGTTCAGCCATGCTGTTCATGGTCATCAAGTATGCAGGCGCAGCTTACCTGGTCTACGTAGGCATCCAGATATGGAGAACTGCTGCGCAGCGCGTCTCGCTCAGCTCGCAAGGGAATACTCTGGAAAGTCAGCCACAACGTTTGTTCATGAGCGGCTTCACAGTGGCAATCAGCAACCCGAAAGCCATTGCATTCTTCACGGCGTTTTTTCCACAATTCCTATCGCCTGCTGGCAACAGCACCGTACAACTCGCCATCATGGTAATCCTTGTCGCGCTTTCCGCTTTCATCGTTGCACTATTCTACAGTTGCCTCGGGGCTTGGGTTCGCGGGCTAGCACTTTCCAGAACACTAATGAGACGAATCAACAAGACCACAGGAGGATTATTCGTGGCCAGCGGTTTCGGTCTTGCGATATCGAAAAGTAGTTAG
- a CDS encoding carboxymuconolactone decarboxylase family protein — protein MKIQSRLTSLDDEQMSDAQRAVLKDILSGPRGNLDGPFLAWIHSPELADHAQRLGAFCRYHTQLSLRLTELAILATASWWRSQAEWQIHEPIAREAGVSADIIESLRTGKAPDFSAADESLVYRVARELYDTRRVSDELYRDAVDGLGEVAVVELVGVLGYYALVAMTLNVFEVRRGEAPLPFSEPAA, from the coding sequence ATGAAAATTCAGTCTCGTCTTACTTCGCTCGATGATGAGCAGATGAGTGACGCTCAGCGCGCGGTGCTCAAGGACATTCTCAGTGGCCCCCGGGGAAACCTCGATGGCCCCTTCCTTGCCTGGATCCATAGCCCGGAATTGGCTGACCATGCGCAGCGTCTCGGGGCCTTCTGCCGTTATCACACGCAGTTGTCCTTGCGGCTGACGGAATTGGCCATTCTGGCGACGGCATCATGGTGGCGCTCCCAGGCGGAATGGCAGATACATGAGCCCATTGCCCGCGAAGCTGGTGTTTCCGCGGATATCATCGAGTCGCTGAGAACTGGCAAGGCGCCTGATTTCAGTGCTGCGGATGAGTCCCTGGTCTATCGGGTGGCGCGTGAGCTGTATGACACTCGTCGGGTCAGTGATGAGTTGTATCGTGACGCCGTGGATGGCCTTGGTGAGGTGGCTGTCGTCGAGCTGGTCGGCGTACTGGGATATTACGCCCTGGTTGCCATGACGCTTAATGTATTTGAAGTGCGGCGGGGGGAAGCGCCTTTGCCATTTTCCGAGCCGGCAGCGTGA
- a CDS encoding PLP-dependent aminotransferase family protein: protein MISLAGGMPNSDLMDIEGLDAACRTWLSDSPAKSRYQYSLTEGEPSLRQMISDRFLSYDQGVDIDDVLITTGSQQGLELAFHVAVAPGEKVIVERPTYLAALQILDIAGIEMASAGGDEDGIALDEVEDLARSSKVGAVYVVPDFANPTGRVMALERRRALIELSEKYGFYIIEDNPYGKLRFSGQELPTIHQLARSMGSHNCIHVASFSKFISPGLRVGWVTAEPSLLRDMVIMKQSKDLHTSTMSQNIVSHYLASGRLEANLDKAMQGYRQRMHALADALNSELAGSISFTRPEGGMFLWGTLEQDVEASTLLQLALEEGVAFVPGAEFYPAEARYEGANQMRLSYSGITPEQAGPAVMRLKSALRKLG, encoded by the coding sequence ATGATATCGCTGGCGGGCGGCATGCCGAATAGCGATTTGATGGATATCGAGGGATTGGATGCAGCCTGCCGGACCTGGTTGTCCGATTCGCCAGCGAAGTCTCGTTATCAGTACAGCCTGACAGAAGGAGAACCTTCGCTCAGGCAAATGATAAGTGATCGGTTTCTCTCCTATGACCAAGGGGTGGACATCGATGACGTGCTGATAACGACGGGATCTCAACAAGGACTTGAGCTGGCGTTCCATGTTGCTGTTGCGCCTGGAGAGAAAGTCATTGTTGAGCGCCCGACCTACCTTGCCGCCTTGCAGATCCTGGATATTGCAGGCATCGAGATGGCAAGTGCTGGTGGCGACGAGGATGGAATAGCGCTTGATGAAGTCGAGGACCTGGCTCGATCTTCGAAGGTCGGTGCGGTGTATGTCGTGCCGGACTTCGCCAATCCAACTGGGCGGGTCATGGCACTGGAACGGCGTAGAGCCCTTATTGAACTGTCTGAAAAGTATGGTTTTTATATCATCGAAGATAACCCTTATGGGAAATTGCGTTTTTCAGGACAGGAGCTCCCCACCATTCATCAGCTTGCGCGCTCGATGGGTAGCCATAACTGCATACATGTGGCGTCCTTTTCGAAGTTCATCTCTCCTGGATTGCGTGTTGGCTGGGTGACGGCAGAGCCAAGCCTGCTCAGGGACATGGTGATCATGAAGCAGTCCAAGGACCTGCACACCAGCACCATGTCGCAAAACATCGTCTCCCACTATCTGGCGTCGGGGCGATTGGAAGCGAATCTAGACAAGGCAATGCAGGGTTACCGGCAACGCATGCATGCACTGGCGGACGCACTGAACTCAGAGCTTGCGGGCAGCATCAGCTTCACACGTCCCGAAGGCGGAATGTTCCTGTGGGGCACGCTTGAGCAAGATGTGGAGGCTTCCACCTTGCTGCAACTGGCCCTTGAAGAAGGAGTGGCATTTGTCCCCGGTGCGGAGTTCTATCCTGCTGAAGCCCGCTACGAGGGAGCTAATCAAATGCGGCTTTCATATTCGGGCATCACGCCGGAGCAAGCCGGGCCCGCAGTCATGCGCTTGAAATCGGCCTTGCGCAAACTTGGTTGA
- a CDS encoding MurR/RpiR family transcriptional regulator, whose protein sequence is MTDAPATLDALQTRLEDIRTGHSETRLGKRSQRVLATLLDTPQQSAVSSISDLAQRLSVNASTLTRLAQRLGYGGFSELQEVFRRELTDGGRHFYSDLAAKLATDRQQGGGLERLVRMGRQESANFSGLLARLDADTYQRSVEKLATAKRVRVHGQRQFASLASFLAYGLGMLRSEVSILNPGNHGTADALAQMEPDDVLIAISCFPYTTSVVTTAQVAARHGINVIALTDGEHSPLAQVATETFHVPNDSLFFSNSMCAFMLLAQGLLSEVADTLGDRGLEALKQREKMIQELGAAL, encoded by the coding sequence ATGACTGACGCCCCTGCCACGCTGGATGCCTTGCAAACCCGTCTCGAAGATATCCGTACCGGACACAGCGAGACACGTCTCGGCAAACGCTCTCAACGGGTTCTCGCCACCCTGCTCGACACCCCCCAGCAAAGTGCAGTATCGTCCATCAGCGACCTGGCTCAGCGCCTCAGCGTCAATGCCTCTACCCTGACCCGGCTGGCCCAGCGCTTGGGCTATGGTGGCTTTTCCGAGCTACAAGAGGTGTTTCGTCGCGAACTGACCGATGGTGGCCGACATTTCTACAGTGACCTGGCAGCAAAGCTGGCCACTGACCGTCAACAAGGAGGAGGACTCGAGCGCCTGGTACGCATGGGACGCCAGGAAAGCGCCAACTTCTCGGGTCTGCTGGCACGACTGGATGCGGATACCTACCAACGCAGTGTCGAGAAACTGGCGACAGCCAAAAGAGTGAGGGTGCATGGCCAGCGGCAATTCGCATCGCTCGCCAGTTTCCTGGCCTATGGCCTGGGGATGCTGCGTTCGGAAGTGTCCATATTGAATCCTGGCAATCATGGCACTGCCGATGCCCTGGCTCAGATGGAGCCCGATGACGTGTTGATTGCCATCAGTTGCTTTCCTTACACCACCAGCGTGGTCACCACGGCTCAGGTAGCGGCCCGTCATGGCATCAATGTCATCGCCCTGACCGATGGCGAGCATTCCCCCCTGGCCCAGGTCGCTACTGAAACCTTTCATGTGCCCAATGACAGTCTGTTCTTCTCCAACAGCATGTGTGCCTTCATGCTGCTCGCCCAGGGCCTGCTCAGCGAAGTGGCAGACACCCTGGGCGACAGAGGCCTGGAAGCGCTCAAGCAGCGCGAAAAAATGATTCAGGAACTCGGCGCAGCGTTATAG
- a CDS encoding aspartate aminotransferase family protein has translation MSHVFHRHLHHQYPTAVAGDGPYLIDAQGRRYLDACGGAAVSCLGHSDPQVRNAIAEQVANMAYAHSSFFTSQPMEQLADFLVERAPEGIESVYFVSGGSEAVEAALKMARQYFLEIGQPQRRHVIARRQSYHGNTLGALATGGNAWRRRPFEPLLMEMTHVSPCYAYRGQESTETPEAYGERLAAELDAQILRLGPDSVMAFVAEPVVGATLGAVPAVPGYFRRVREICDRYGILLILDEVMCGMGRTGTLFAAEQEGIAADLTTVAKGLGAGYQPIGATLVSGRIRDAIAAGSGFFQHGHTYIGHATACAAALAVQQVIEERNLLARVRGLGEGLEQRLRDRFAEHPHVGDIRGRGLFWGLELVENRETKAPFDAGRGINGRIKAAAMQAGLMCYPAGGTVDGRQGDHILLAPPFILEEQHLDEVVDKLGTAIDQVLSR, from the coding sequence ATGAGCCATGTCTTCCATCGTCACCTGCACCACCAATATCCCACTGCCGTAGCCGGTGATGGGCCTTACCTGATCGATGCACAAGGGCGCCGTTATCTGGATGCCTGCGGTGGTGCGGCCGTATCCTGCCTGGGCCACAGTGATCCCCAGGTCCGCAACGCCATTGCTGAACAGGTGGCGAACATGGCCTATGCGCACAGTTCCTTCTTTACATCGCAGCCGATGGAGCAACTCGCGGACTTTCTGGTCGAGCGGGCGCCTGAAGGCATCGAATCGGTGTATTTCGTATCAGGAGGGTCCGAGGCCGTAGAAGCTGCGCTGAAAATGGCACGCCAGTACTTCCTCGAGATTGGCCAACCACAGCGACGCCACGTCATCGCCCGGCGCCAGAGCTACCATGGCAATACGCTGGGTGCCTTGGCCACAGGCGGTAATGCCTGGCGACGCCGGCCGTTCGAGCCGTTGTTGATGGAGATGACGCACGTCAGCCCTTGTTATGCCTACCGGGGGCAGGAGTCTACGGAAACCCCGGAGGCCTATGGAGAGCGCCTGGCGGCGGAGCTTGATGCCCAGATTCTGCGTCTTGGGCCTGATAGCGTCATGGCCTTCGTCGCGGAGCCGGTCGTTGGAGCGACGCTTGGTGCGGTACCAGCAGTTCCGGGATATTTTCGTCGGGTGCGCGAGATCTGCGATCGCTATGGCATTTTGTTGATTCTCGATGAGGTGATGTGTGGCATGGGCCGCACGGGTACCTTGTTTGCCGCTGAGCAGGAAGGCATCGCTGCAGACCTGACGACCGTGGCCAAAGGCCTGGGGGCGGGCTACCAACCGATTGGCGCCACCTTGGTCAGTGGCAGGATTCGCGACGCCATCGCTGCTGGTTCCGGCTTTTTCCAGCATGGCCACACCTATATCGGTCATGCCACCGCTTGTGCGGCAGCCCTTGCCGTGCAGCAGGTGATTGAAGAGCGCAACCTGCTGGCACGGGTAAGAGGGTTGGGAGAAGGACTGGAGCAACGTCTGCGCGATCGCTTTGCCGAGCATCCTCATGTCGGTGATATCCGAGGGCGCGGGCTCTTCTGGGGGCTGGAACTGGTCGAGAATCGTGAGACCAAGGCGCCCTTCGATGCAGGGCGCGGTATCAATGGACGCATCAAGGCCGCGGCCATGCAGGCTGGCCTGATGTGCTATCCCGCTGGCGGTACGGTGGATGGCCGCCAGGGCGATCACATCCTGCTGGCACCACCTTTCATTCTCGAAGAGCAGCACCTCGATGAAGTCGTCGACAAACTGGGGACGGCCATCGATCAAGTGCTTTCCCGTTGA
- the arsS gene encoding arsenosugar biosynthesis radical SAM (seleno)protein ArsS (Some members of this family are selenoproteins.), translating into MLDTREYLIAGGFPPIRRRTLRTLQVNIGYLCNLSCTHCHVAASPRRTEMMDEETQALVLEFIDRHDIKTLDLTGGAPEMMPAFRPLVKAAYERGVHVIDRSNLTILVEPGHEDLVAFLAAHQVEVVASLPCYTEDNVDAQRGKGVFNASIEGLRRLNAAGYGSGEPGAPELHLVFNPGGPSLPPPQQQLEQAYKRELAEQFGIQFDGLFTITNMPIARFGSQLISKGGFNDYMALLKDSHCDANLEHVMCRDTLSVDYRGYTYDCDFNQMLDMPLGGKQGALHLRDLLEHDFSHQPIQVASHCYGCTAGQGSSCGGALA; encoded by the coding sequence ATGCTTGATACCAGAGAATATCTTATCGCCGGCGGGTTTCCTCCGATCAGGCGCCGTACACTGCGCACGCTGCAAGTGAATATCGGCTATCTATGCAACCTGTCTTGCACGCATTGTCACGTTGCTGCCAGTCCGCGCCGCACCGAGATGATGGATGAAGAGACGCAGGCATTGGTGCTGGAATTCATTGATCGGCATGACATCAAGACGCTCGATCTGACGGGAGGCGCCCCGGAAATGATGCCGGCGTTCCGTCCTCTGGTGAAAGCGGCGTACGAACGTGGTGTGCATGTCATCGATCGCAGCAACTTGACCATTCTGGTGGAGCCTGGTCACGAAGATCTGGTGGCATTTCTGGCCGCACATCAGGTTGAAGTCGTGGCATCCCTGCCTTGCTATACCGAGGACAATGTTGACGCGCAGCGCGGCAAGGGAGTGTTCAACGCCAGTATTGAAGGCCTGCGCAGGCTCAATGCGGCGGGCTATGGCAGCGGTGAACCAGGTGCACCTGAGTTGCACCTGGTGTTCAATCCGGGTGGCCCCAGCTTGCCTCCACCACAACAGCAACTGGAACAAGCCTACAAGCGTGAACTGGCAGAGCAGTTCGGCATTCAGTTCGACGGCTTGTTCACCATCACCAATATGCCGATTGCACGTTTTGGCAGCCAGTTGATCTCCAAAGGCGGGTTCAATGACTACATGGCACTACTCAAGGACAGCCATTGTGATGCCAATCTTGAGCACGTGATGTGTCGAGATACCTTGTCAGTGGATTATCGCGGCTATACCTACGACTGCGATTTCAATCAAATGCTTGATATGCCACTGGGTGGCAAGCAAGGTGCCTTGCACCTGCGGGATCTGCTGGAACACGACTTTTCCCATCAGCCGATTCAGGTGGCGAGCCACTGCTACGGCTGCACGGCAGGGCAAGGCTCAAGCTGTGGAGGCGCGCTGGCATGA
- a CDS encoding SLC13 family permease, producing the protein MAGLSDSTQIFIVLGLTLAAFIWGRFRYDLVAISALLVSVVLGLVPADEAFMGFGHPAVITVAAVLVLSKGFERSGLVDVIAEQALKVGSQLTLQLLVLTGVVMVLSAVMNNVGALALLLPVALRMAREHNISPSILLMPLAFASLLGGLMTLIGTPPNIIIASFRATQTGEAFGMFSFSPVGAVVGVAGLAFIILLGWRLVPQRASKASTEAMFETSEYLVELRVDEDSKANGWSLRELRQSLEEPMPILGVIRDDKRRPGHAFMGALQEGDVLLMEVGPDEMKLLADKAGLKLGRRDEEEVDAVASEDEGESGRTPGNSSDSDDKQARKQDKNKQDKNKQDKNKIDTEGLQLIEAVIRNDSVMVNRTVGQLRLQNQHGLHLVAVARDGGRLKQRLRDIRFQPGDVLLLQGDEGDIAESLSALDCLPLASRDLTIGQPRLLLMSIGIFVLAIVAMLLDFMSSAVALSAAAVVSLLIGVLPLRDAYKAIDGPIIVLLAAMLPVGQALESSGGAAMVAEWMLTLGSQWPPVVTLVALFVITMMLSDVINNAAAAVLMAPIAVSLASGFGVSMDPFLMVVAISASCAFLTPIGHQSNTLVMGPGGYRFGDYWRMGLPLELLVLAVSIPMILWVWPL; encoded by the coding sequence ATGGCGGGGTTATCGGACAGCACGCAAATCTTCATCGTCCTCGGATTGACGCTGGCAGCGTTCATCTGGGGGCGTTTTCGTTATGACCTGGTGGCCATCAGTGCGCTGCTGGTATCGGTAGTGCTCGGGCTGGTTCCTGCCGATGAAGCTTTCATGGGGTTTGGCCACCCTGCAGTCATCACGGTGGCGGCCGTACTGGTGTTGAGCAAGGGCTTCGAGCGCTCGGGGCTGGTCGATGTGATCGCTGAGCAGGCCTTGAAGGTCGGTAGTCAATTGACACTGCAACTGCTGGTCCTGACCGGTGTGGTGATGGTGTTGTCGGCGGTGATGAACAATGTCGGAGCACTGGCACTGCTGCTGCCGGTTGCTCTGCGCATGGCCAGAGAGCACAACATCTCGCCGTCGATATTGTTGATGCCGTTGGCCTTTGCATCACTGCTGGGAGGGTTGATGACCCTGATCGGCACACCACCCAACATCATCATCGCCAGCTTCCGCGCTACCCAGACGGGGGAAGCTTTCGGCATGTTCTCCTTTTCCCCGGTGGGTGCTGTCGTGGGCGTTGCGGGCCTGGCCTTCATCATTCTGCTGGGGTGGCGCCTGGTGCCCCAGAGAGCCAGCAAGGCGAGCACCGAGGCCATGTTCGAGACCTCGGAATATCTGGTGGAATTGCGTGTCGACGAAGATTCCAAGGCTAATGGCTGGTCATTGCGTGAACTTCGTCAGTCACTTGAGGAGCCGATGCCGATCCTGGGTGTCATCCGTGATGACAAGCGGCGGCCAGGACATGCCTTCATGGGGGCTTTGCAGGAAGGAGATGTCCTGCTGATGGAAGTTGGTCCTGACGAGATGAAGCTTCTGGCTGACAAGGCCGGCCTGAAGCTGGGGCGCCGTGATGAAGAGGAGGTCGATGCGGTGGCCAGCGAAGATGAGGGCGAGTCAGGAAGAACGCCAGGCAATAGCAGTGACAGCGATGATAAGCAGGCCAGAAAGCAAGACAAGAACAAGCAAGACAAGAACAAGCAAGACAAGAACAAGATTGATACCGAGGGGCTGCAGCTGATCGAAGCGGTGATTCGCAATGACTCGGTGATGGTCAACCGGACTGTCGGTCAGTTGCGTCTGCAGAATCAACATGGGCTGCATCTGGTGGCGGTGGCCCGCGACGGGGGGCGTCTCAAGCAACGCCTACGTGACATTCGTTTCCAGCCAGGAGATGTCCTGCTGCTGCAAGGGGATGAAGGCGACATTGCCGAGAGCCTGTCTGCACTGGACTGTCTGCCCCTGGCCAGCCGAGACCTGACGATTGGGCAACCTCGATTGTTGCTGATGTCGATTGGCATTTTCGTACTTGCCATCGTGGCCATGCTGCTCGACTTCATGTCGTCGGCGGTTGCATTGTCCGCGGCCGCAGTGGTGTCCCTGTTGATCGGGGTACTGCCATTGCGTGACGCCTACAAGGCCATTGATGGGCCGATCATCGTGCTGCTTGCCGCCATGTTGCCCGTGGGGCAAGCTCTGGAGAGCAGTGGCGGGGCGGCCATGGTAGCCGAGTGGATGCTGACATTGGGTAGCCAATGGCCGCCAGTGGTCACGTTGGTGGCATTGTTCGTGATCACCATGATGCTTTCGGATGTGATCAACAATGCCGCTGCAGCCGTACTGATGGCGCCCATTGCGGTCAGTCTGGCCAGCGGTTTTGGCGTATCCATGGACCCCTTTCTGATGGTGGTGGCCATCAGCGCCTCCTGCGCCTTCCTGACACCGATTGGACATCAGTCCAACACGCTGGTCATGGGGCCGGGTGGCTATCGCTTTGGCGATTACTGGCGCATGGGGTTGCCACTGGAGCTGCTGGTGCTGGCAGTGTCTATTCCGATGATTCTGTGGGTCTGGCCGCTATGA
- a CDS encoding acyl-CoA dehydrogenase, whose translation MLSLLLLLLTLVGLILVARREAGALPALAVPGIFGLIGLISGASLAAVVLLACAAIIAACGLPALRNKWLTARLFAMFKKVAPKVSETERTALEAGSVAWDGELFSGKPDWQRLLSFHDDGLSEEERAFIDHQCSVAAGMCNSWDIAKERADLPEELWNYIKKERFFGMIIPKEYGGLGFSAKAQSAVLQKLAVNETLMVTVGVPNSLGPGELLLKYGTQEQKDHYLPRLADGREIPCFGLTGPRAGSDATSLPDVGIVCKKVIDGEEVLGLSLTFNKRWITLAPIATVVGLAFRMFDPDHLLGDEEDLGITCALVPRDTEGMEIGRRHHPIGSPFMNGPIRGQDVFVPLDTIIGGPKMAGEGWRMLVECLSVGRCITLPSGATGTSRYAIGWAGGFARIRRQFNVPVAEMEGVQEPLARMAAKGYIANAVVYQTANTIDHGEAPSVPSAILKSHLTEFQREVLADAMDIHGGKAVTLGPRNYIGIGYSANPVAITVEGANIMTRNLMIFGQGAIRCHPYVLEELAAKDTEDQARFDKAFFAHAGLIFGNAARAFSMGLTQGLGFGQPSTPFDQVATPFAQDVARLSAGFGLCADAAMASLGSALKQREMLSARLGDILANLYLTSMVIKHWHEGDKVEGEKALFQYACTFLLYRAEQAFVEVFDNLPNRALGRVLKLVVMPRGRRWSKPHDDLARNIAAQVSRHTPLRSKLLAGSWDQQDGTEDNPLAHYNALLATQDRAEALYRTINKAHAKGELPAQALHPEQRLEAALEAGVINQEDAQFMREREAEVLEMLSVDDFAFDAFVSDKEKLVRHADAA comes from the coding sequence ATGCTCAGCCTGCTCCTGCTGTTGCTCACCCTTGTTGGTCTGATTCTTGTCGCCCGGCGCGAAGCCGGTGCTCTTCCTGCTCTGGCAGTGCCCGGAATCTTCGGGTTGATTGGTCTGATAAGCGGGGCAAGCCTGGCTGCCGTCGTACTGCTGGCCTGCGCTGCGATCATTGCTGCCTGTGGCCTCCCCGCCTTGCGCAACAAGTGGCTGACAGCCCGCCTGTTCGCGATGTTCAAGAAAGTAGCCCCGAAGGTCTCCGAAACCGAGCGCACGGCCCTGGAAGCAGGCAGCGTCGCCTGGGATGGAGAACTGTTTTCCGGAAAGCCGGACTGGCAGCGATTGTTGTCATTTCATGATGATGGCCTGAGCGAAGAAGAGCGTGCCTTTATCGACCACCAGTGCAGCGTGGCCGCCGGCATGTGCAATTCCTGGGACATTGCCAAGGAACGTGCAGACCTGCCCGAGGAACTGTGGAACTACATCAAGAAGGAACGTTTCTTCGGCATGATCATTCCGAAGGAATACGGCGGCCTGGGTTTCTCCGCCAAGGCACAGTCTGCCGTGCTGCAGAAACTTGCCGTCAATGAGACATTGATGGTCACCGTTGGCGTTCCCAACTCGCTTGGCCCTGGAGAGCTGCTGCTCAAGTACGGCACCCAGGAACAGAAGGACCACTACCTGCCACGCCTGGCAGATGGCCGCGAAATCCCCTGCTTCGGCCTGACGGGACCACGTGCCGGCTCCGATGCCACCTCCCTGCCGGATGTCGGCATCGTGTGCAAGAAGGTCATCGACGGAGAGGAAGTGCTGGGTCTCTCTCTGACCTTCAACAAGCGCTGGATCACTCTCGCGCCCATTGCCACCGTAGTCGGCCTGGCCTTCCGCATGTTCGACCCGGATCACCTGCTGGGTGACGAAGAGGACCTGGGTATCACCTGCGCCCTGGTGCCACGCGATACCGAAGGCATGGAGATCGGCCGTCGTCACCACCCCATCGGCAGCCCCTTCATGAATGGCCCGATTCGCGGCCAGGATGTCTTCGTCCCGCTGGATACCATCATCGGTGGCCCGAAAATGGCTGGCGAAGGATGGCGCATGCTGGTCGAATGCCTGTCCGTGGGCCGCTGTATCACCCTGCCCTCCGGCGCCACGGGCACCAGCCGTTATGCCATCGGTTGGGCGGGAGGCTTCGCCCGCATTCGTCGTCAGTTCAACGTTCCTGTCGCGGAGATGGAAGGTGTTCAAGAGCCTCTGGCACGCATGGCAGCCAAGGGCTATATCGCCAATGCCGTGGTCTACCAGACCGCCAACACCATCGACCATGGGGAAGCGCCTTCTGTACCTTCAGCCATTCTCAAGAGCCACCTGACCGAATTTCAGCGTGAAGTGCTGGCCGATGCCATGGACATCCATGGTGGCAAGGCAGTCACCCTTGGTCCGCGCAACTATATCGGTATCGGCTACAGCGCCAACCCGGTGGCCATCACCGTGGAAGGCGCCAATATCATGACCCGCAACCTGATGATCTTCGGCCAGGGTGCCATTCGCTGCCACCCTTATGTGCTCGAAGAACTGGCCGCCAAGGATACGGAAGACCAGGCCCGCTTCGACAAGGCCTTCTTCGCGCATGCCGGGTTGATTTTCGGCAATGCAGCCCGAGCCTTCAGCATGGGCCTGACACAGGGGCTGGGGTTCGGCCAACCCTCGACGCCCTTCGACCAGGTTGCCACCCCCTTCGCTCAGGATGTGGCGCGTCTATCCGCAGGCTTCGGACTATGCGCCGATGCCGCCATGGCCAGCCTCGGCTCGGCCCTCAAGCAACGAGAGATGCTCTCCGCGCGTCTCGGCGACATCCTGGCCAACCTCTATCTCACCAGCATGGTGATCAAGCACTGGCATGAAGGCGACAAGGTCGAAGGTGAGAAAGCGCTGTTCCAGTACGCCTGTACTTTCCTGCTCTACCGTGCTGAACAAGCCTTCGTTGAAGTGTTCGATAACCTGCCCAACCGGGCATTGGGGCGCGTTCTGAAGCTCGTCGTGATGCCGCGTGGTCGGCGTTGGTCCAAGCCCCATGACGACCTTGCACGCAACATTGCCGCCCAGGTCTCTCGCCACACCCCTCTACGCAGCAAACTGCTGGCAGGCAGCTGGGATCAGCAGGATGGTACCGAGGACAACCCTCTGGCTCACTACAACGCGCTGCTCGCCACCCAGGACCGTGCCGAGGCCCTGTACCGCACCATCAACAAGGCCCATGCCAAGGGCGAGTTACCCGCCCAGGCACTGCATCCTGAACAGCGTCTTGAAGCCGCTCTTGAGGCAGGCGTGATCAACCAGGAGGATGCACAGTTCATGAGAGAGCGTGAGGCAGAAGTGCTGGAAATGCTCAGCGTGGATGACTTCGCCTTCGATGCCTTTGTCAGCGACAAGGAAAAGCTGGTACGTCACGCCGACGCCGCCTAA